The Pochonia chlamydosporia 170 chromosome 1, whole genome shotgun sequence genome window below encodes:
- a CDS encoding membrane protein (similar to Metarhizium acridum CQMa 102 XP_007816180.1), translated as MSILNHLLHITNFKSPLLRTVVPSVGAALAIQFAAGLPSVLAGTERFFDFSGSLTFLAVGALSLYLPQLRSRVGNAALPKLFASSAWNWRQIALTGMAITWATRRMYPLPSLKDRKKTCSSRKWHTNIHAVGIYLFHRITQEGHDARFDKLRTQPLRFAFSFFMQAIWVSLMLMPVMAVNAVPAAALAAVPRVTVTDVLGIGVWAGGIALETAADIQKSRWVEGRRKKEHDEQFLKTGLFGLCRFPHYFGEISLWTGLATTCAGVLALKPVQLALGFTSPGGILATTALSFIAPAFSGFLLTKVSGIPLTEARHDEKYGDRKDYREWKKNTPKLLPRLW; from the exons ATgtccatcctcaaccacctcctccacatcacAAACTTCAAATCCCCCCTCCTCCGAACTGTAGTCCCCTCCGTCGGCGCCGCGCTCGCCATCCAATTCGCCGCCGGACTGCCCAGCGTCCTCGCAGGCACAGAACGATTCTTCGACTTCTCCGGCTCGCTCACCTTCCTCGCCGTAGGGGCACTCAGTCTCTATCTTCCCCAGCTACGAAGCCGCGTTGGAAATGCAGCGCTACCAAAGCTCTTTGCAAGCAGTGCGTGGAATTGGAGACAGATAGCCCTTACAGGAATGGCAATCACATGGGCCACACGACGTATGTATCCCCTCCCCTCGTTAAAAGACCGCAAAAAGACATGTAGTAGTCGAAAATGGCATACCAACATCCACGCAGTAGGCATATATCTCTTCCACCGCATCACACAAGAAGGCCACGACGCACGCTTCGACAAACTCCGCACCCAGCCCCTCCgcttcgccttctccttcttcatgcaAGCCATCTGGGTGTCGCTGATGCTCATGCCCGTCATGGCGGTGAATGCCGTTCCCGCAGCGGCGCTCGCTGCCGTCCCCCGCGTGACTGTCACGGATGTACTTGGGATTGGGGTCTGGGCCGGCGGTATTGCGCTGGAGACGGCCGCGGATATCCAGAAGAGTAGGTGGGtggaggggaggaggaagaaggagcaCGATGAGCAGTTTTTGAAGACGGGTCTTTTTGGCCTGTG TCGGTTTCCGCATTACTTTGGCGAAATTTCGCTGTGGACTGGCCTCGCAACTACCTGTGCGGGAGTGTTGGCCTTGAAACCTGTTCAGTTGGCTCTGGGATTTACGTCGCCGGGTGGTATTCTTGCCACGACGGCGCTGTCGTTTATTGCGCCTGCGTTTTCTGGGTTTCTGTTGACAAAGGTGTCTGGTATACCGTTGACGGAGGCACGGCACGATGAAAAGTATGGTGATAGAAAGGATTACCGGGAGTGGAAGAAGAATACGCCGAAGCTGTTGCCCAGGTTGTGGTAA